The window TCGACATCACCATGGCGCGGTTCGCGTGAATGCGAGTGGCGGCGAGCGTCACGCGATAGGGCCCGACGTCGGCCGACGGGCTCGAGGCTGCAACGCTCGTATCGAGCTTGCGCGGCGGCACGCCGGCCTCGAGCACGAAACGGTAGACCTGCTGGGAGTGACCGTGCGGCGTGGTATCTGCATACGCGTAGAAGCGATGCCCGGCATCGAGTGCGACCGCGATCGTAAAGTGGCCGTTGTCGTGAAGTACGGGATGCAAGTGCATGAACTTGCGGAAGTCGTCGCGGACGACGACGAGGTGCATACTCTGCGTCGCGTCGAGGTCGTAGCGCGTAACCGGCACGTTCGATCCGATCGCGTATTGTACGATGTTGAGTTCGTCGCCGCCCGCGCTCGGGTGTGCGGTCAGCAGCGATCGCAGTACCGGTTTGGCGCCATACAACGCGAAAACGCCGCGCTGCGGTGCCTTTGCCGGGGCCATCGCGAGGCAGGTCAGCGCTAGTAGCGCTGCGATTACCCGGCGGTTCGTACTACGAGCCACGTTTCGTCTCCAGTCTTTTGCAGAAAGCCGCCGGCCGCCAGCGCGTCGAGCGCTTCGGCCATGGCGGCGCGTTCGTTTTTGTTCGGCATGCCCGCCCAGCGCATCGCCACGTCGTGCAGATGCAATTCGCTCGGCGGCTGCAGCAGCTCGGCGAGAAACGCCGGCGGGAGTTTCACGCGCTCCATGCGACGCGCGACCGGTTCGAGCGCGCGCTCGAATGTGAATGGCACGTCGGGTACGGCCGCGGGTTCCGGCACTGGCGCCTCGGGCAGCGGCGCGGGTTTGGGTGCGGGCTTATCGACGATGCGGTCGATCGCGAGGTCGGCGATCAGCGGAAACGCCGCCGCGATCGCCACGCCGACGGCGTGCAGCGGCGCTCCGCTCACGGTCGCCGGCCGTGTGCGAATCGCGGCTAGGATGCGCGCCGCCACGTCCTGCGGCTTCGCGAGCATCATGTTCGAGCCGCGCTCCATTCCCGCGGCTTGCGAGAACTCCGTATCGACGCCGCCGGGATCCACGTACGTCACCGCCACGCCGCTGCCGCGCAGTTCGCGCCGCAATTGAATCGCGACCGCGCGAATCGCCGCCTTTGCGGCGCAGTACGCGCCGAAGCCCGGCGCGGGCACGCGCGCGAGCCCGGAACCAACGAAGAAGACCTGCCCGCCGCTCGCGCGCAGCGCGGGCATCGCCGCGCGCGTGATGCGCAGCGGCGCTGCGACGTGCGTCTGCCACTGCGCGTCGATCGCCGCCTCGCTCTGATCGAGCAGATTGCCCGCGACGCCCATACCGGCGTTGTTGATGAGCACGTCGATCCCGCCGAACTCGCGCTGCGCGGTCTCGGCGATGTGCTTCGCCGTCGCCGCTTGCGTTACGTCGCCCGAAACGATCGCACACGCGCCGCCGGCCAGGCGTATCTCGGCGGCGAGC is drawn from Candidatus Baltobacteraceae bacterium and contains these coding sequences:
- a CDS encoding SDR family NAD(P)-dependent oxidoreductase; this translates as MAIAPSSRKRTLVITGASSGIGRELALQGARLGFNVVANARRTARLEALAAEIRLAGGACAIVSGDVTQAATAKHIAETAQREFGGIDVLINNAGMGVAGNLLDQSEAAIDAQWQTHVAAPLRITRAAMPALRASGGQVFFVGSGLARVPAPGFGAYCAAKAAIRAVAIQLRRELRGSGVAVTYVDPGGVDTEFSQAAGMERGSNMMLAKPQDVAARILAAIRTRPATVSGAPLHAVGVAIAAAFPLIADLAIDRIVDKPAPKPAPLPEAPVPEPAAVPDVPFTFERALEPVARRMERVKLPPAFLAELLQPPSELHLHDVAMRWAGMPNKNERAAMAEALDALAAGGFLQKTGDETWLVVRTAG